DNA from Cynocephalus volans isolate mCynVol1 chromosome 2, mCynVol1.pri, whole genome shotgun sequence:
TGTGTATGTTTATTTAGTAAGTACTTCTAACCACCTCTGAAATTATACAAGGGCTGTAAACATTTAATTCCCTGTGCTCCCCTTCTGACTTACATGTGATagtttccaagtattttgtttttaatttcacagaaAGTACTTCATAGTCAGTATTAATTGGAGTTACTTACATATTTCTTCTCTGCTTCACTTTCATTCTCCATGTCCTAGACCTTCCATTTGTGATCACTTTCTTTCtgcatttagaattttttttaatgtctgctgCTGGCAAATTCTCTGTTgtctaaaaattcttttattttatcctcattttggaaaactgtttcaCCTGGGCTAGCATTTCAGCTTGGCATTTATTTTATGGCTGCTTGTTGATAACATCATTCCTGTCTTTGGGGCTGCTGTGGTTGTTTAAAGTGCAATTTATGTCCAGTCCCCTTGAATCTAGACCCCACCCTAGAACTGCACCAGAGCTAGACCAGGCCTTGAACCTTACAGATGGCTGGCCCACCTGCTCCTCCCAAGGTCGGGTCAATGGTCATCTTGTCTAAGCAAGGGAACGAAATGCTCACGCTCCCTTGGGTGAAGGTGACATGAGGCCCTCGGCCCTGTGAGCCCCAGCTGAGAGGAGGCACCCCACTCACTCCCTCCTGCAGCCCTCCCAGGATGTGTACCGTGCTATATGTGAGTGCCCGTGAGGGCCAAGGCCCAGCTGGCCAGAGGGTGTGACTGCCAGTACAGACAGCACACACTTTGAGGAAACGGAGAAGTGcacattttaacatctttatTCATCATTTTACCAACTTGACACACAATGTTAACAACATGAAATACACAAGGAGCGATATGCAGACACGAGCTCTTTCACTGAAGGTTTGCAAGCTAGGCTTTGACAGCAAGTCCAGCAGGTGACACCGCGCTCTTGGGAGGGGCAGCAGGGCCTCCCTGACCCCACGGACGTTCCTGGTGAGTGTGGTTTAGACATCAGCAGAAGTGCCTCTCTGAGTCGGAACACCCATGACATTGACATTACCTATTGCGCTAATAAAGTGATACGCTCAATACCCCctaacattaataaaacagtgtaaaaatatattgcatatatatatatatatatatataaatttgtttCCCTTTCTTGAAAAAAACTTAGTACAAACTAGTAGTATTTTATCCCTTTCAAGTTTCTTTTAAGTTGTGCAGGTTTCCTTTGTTGTTTGGCttggtttagttttttaagagGTGTAAAGGAAGAGACTTAACTGAAGCATCTCAAAGTGCCTGTCATGACTCCCCACCACACATCTGTGGACAAAGGCTACATCCCTGACCCACCAGAGTTCACACAGTGTTCAGGAATAAGTCAGTGGAGAAGGATATTCAGGTTCAGTGTCTGAAGGACATTCTAGCCTATGGATAACTTCACAGTACAGTTGAATTGTCAACCTGTGCTGTATTAAACAGGCGACAACCAGGTGTCCCCATGTGGCATGTGCTACAGGACATGTACAGTCACCTGCAGGAGGaaatgagcaggacttttccATAAagggataaattaaaaatattttaggtgtTGAGGGCCATGGCATCCCTGTCTCAACTCCTCCCACTCCAGTTTTTGTGCAAAAGCAGttacagacaatatgtaaacggTGTGCCcatgtgccaataaaactttatccaCAAAAACAGGTGGCTGTAGCAGCCCAgagctgtggggagggagggagtgagccCATATCCTGGGCTGCCCATGGCCTGCCCTGATCTGTCAGCCACTGGCACGCAGAGGTGGGGAGGTGAAAGGGAACTATGCAATTGAACTCCTACATGTATCTTTTCTCAAATACTGGCATCTGCTGTAATACTTATCTGCCCCTAAATTTAAGACTGGGGATATTAAAAGGTGTAAAATAgtctaataaaaatatgttttttgctATAATACTTTAAACATATAATTTGAACTTTAAAGCTGTTATTGACCTCTACCTAGTTGCTTATCCTATAgcattaaatagaaataaataagtattGTGATCTCAAGCAATGATCTCAAACACTCCTACCCTTCTCTCCTGATGCTTAGGTACCATCACCACTGTCCTCCCTGACAGAACCTGTGCTTGTCTCCTGGGCGTCCTCCCTGACAGAACCTGTGCCTGTCTCCTGGGTGTCCTCCCTGACAGAACCTGTGCCCGTCTCCTGGGCGTCCTCCCTGACGGAACCTGTGCCCGTCTCCTGGGTGTCAACTCCTGACAGAACCTGTGCCCGTCTCCTGGGCGTCCTCCCTGACAGAACCTGTGCCCGTCTCCTGGACGTCCTCCCTGACAGAACCTGTGCCCGTCTCCTGGGCGTCCTCCCTGACAGAACCTGTGCCCGTCTCCTGGGCGTCCTCCCTGACAGAACCTGTGCCCGTCTCCTGGGTGTCAACTCCTGACAGAACCTGTGCCCGTCTCCTGGGCGTCCTCCCTGACAGAACCTGTGCCTGTCTCCTGGGTGTCAACTCCTGACAGAACCTGTGCCTGTCTCCTGGGTGTCAACTCCTGACAGAACCTGTGCCTGTCTCCTGGGTGTCAACTCCTGACAGAACCTGTACCTGTCTCCTGGGCGTCCTCCCTGACAGAACCTGTGCCTGTCTCCTGGGTGTCAACTGACAGAACCTGTGCCTGTCTCCTGGGTGTCCTCCCTGACAGAACCTGTGCCTGTCTCCTGGGCGTCCTCCCTGACAGAACCTGTGCCCGTCTCCTGGGTGTCAACTCCTGACAGAACCTGTGCCTGTCTCCTGGGTGTCAACTGACAGAACCTGTGCCTGTCTCCTGGGTGTCAACTCCTGACAACCTGTGCCTGTCTCCTGGGCGTCCTCCCTGACAGAACCTGTGCCTGTCTCCTGGGTGTCAACTCCTGACAGAACCTGTGCCCATCTCCTGGGTGTCCTCCCTGACAGAACCTGTGCCTGTCTCCTGGGTGTCAACTCCTGACAGAACCTGTGCCCGTCTCCTGGGTGTCAACTCCTGACAGAACCTGTGCCTGTCTCCTGGGTGTCAACTCCTGACAGAACCTCTGCCTGTCTCCTGGGTGTCAACTCCTGACAGAACCTGTGCCCGTCTCCTGGGTGTCCTCCCTGACAGAACCAGAACCTGTGCCCGTCTCCTGGGTGTCCTCCCTGACAGAACCTGTGCCTGTCTCCTGGGTGTCAACTGACAGAACCTGTGCCTGTCTCCTGGGCGTCCTCCCTGACAGAACCTGTGCCTGTCTCCTGGGCGTCCTCCCTGACAGAACCTGTGCCTGTCTCCTGGGCGTCCTCCCTGACAGAACCTGTGCCCGTCTCCTGGGTGTCAACTCCTGACAGAACCTGTGCCTGTCTCCTGGGTGTCAACTCCTGACAGAACCTGTGCCTGTCTCCTGGGCGTCCTCCCTGACAGAACCTGTGCCTGTCTCCTGGGTGTCAACTCCTGACAGAACCTGTGCCTGTCTCCTGGGTGCCCTTGTCTCCCGGGGGCCTTGTCCCAACAGAATGTGTCTCGTGTCCTTGGGTTGCATGCTGTGCAGTTTCTTTTATTCACAGATAgacatttaatttctatttaaccACTGTTAGTAGAAGCTAACTGGCATTGAATAAAAACATGCAACAAAGACAAACTCATTGCCCGTGCTTTTACAATATTCAGAAACTGAggcaaatgtgtgtgtatgttttgttcAGTACAGTTGGAATCCAAGCAGATGTTCTGTGTTCAAAGGCTACACACAGATGGAATGATGAGTTCACCGATTTTAAACTGATAGAATGGTTACCATTAAGTCCTTGTGACTTAATTTTTACTACCCCTTTCTTGCTAGGTATCATAGATGGGAGGGGAGGGTTGTTTTCAAAGCTATACTTTGAATCTGACTAGAGGAGGATACTGTCCTGGCCCGTGTGTGTCTGTGGAAACCTCGGGACCGGTTGGGGATGGGCAGGGATGCAATGAGAACTGCTTATCTGCCGTGATACCATGGGCCAGGCACCACCCCTGGGAGCCGTGTGGAGGGAGAGTCTGGGGCGTGGGGCTCTCCCTGCAGGAGCCCAAGGTCACTCCAGTCTAGGACGGGAAGGGCCAACAAGGCGGGGTGACTGCACTCAATTTTTATTCACAAAACCCAAAGATTTGAAGTGAAAGGATCATTTCTTGTCAAGGAGCTCACCTCCGGGGGCCTGAGATGGGTGGTGCTGGCACTCCACAGGCCCGGACCTGCTGCTCTGGGCTGCTGCATTCAGTTCTGGGGAGGAACTGCTGTGAGGAATATGCTGACCATGTGGCTGAGGTGACCGTCTGTGACAGGTGCCTCCTCCCTAGGAGGTTAGGTGGTCCCTGAGGACGGGCCTTTGTGTTGTTTCTTCCGAGTAGATCCAATTTCCTAGTGTACTTCTGGGGCAGACTGGCCCTGGACTTGGTTTGGAGATCGTTTGGGACAACTCAATGAACAGGAGACAATGTCCTGGTGATTGGTTACTGCTCTCTTCAGTGTCCTGCATCCCTGCAGAGGACAGTGGGGCCTAGGGGAGCATCCACTGCTGATGCACGGCGTGGGAACGTCCGGACGCTGCCTTCTGCATTGACTGGGTGCATTCGGCTCTAGCAGCTGAGGTCCTGCTGGACTCATCCATTCTGTGCAGCTCGGCTGTGATGATGGAGACTGCGTGGTTCACgggcagaagaaaaggagaaaagcagCCTCAGACCAGAGACGGGCAGCCCACGGCAGTGCCTCTCTGGGACCAGGGgtgccagagaaggcaggaacCCCGGTAGGCTGTGTGGGGGGGAAGTCCTTCCAGGTTTCTGGATTCTGGACCTGGGAGGAGCCCTGTTTAGTGACCACAAACAAAAGTCATTTGGCATTTTGAACACAAGGGCTTTTTGGCTGTGATCAGATTAAACAGTTTGcatgtttataattgttttcaaatgtttctCACATGCTACTTTTGCCTTTAGGTTTCACACAAAACTCCAGCCTGGGGGAagtgaaaagcccaggactggggtCAGACATCCTGACTGCCTTTCCCCAGCCCAGCGAAATGACGTCCTAAAAGGGAGTCTCAAAGCCTGAGATCCAATATTTCTCAGTCTTTAATGCCAGGTACCATGAACTCCCAGAGCCTCAGAGAGAAGCTGCTTGCCGGGCCAGCACCATGCTTGAGTTGAGGCCTCCCTGTTGAGGGGCCTGGTTGAGACCCCCAGCCCTCAGAGGACCATGTCACTGGGAGCTCTGGCCCTGGGGCTCCTGCTGTGCTCAGGCAGGTGGCTGGCCTTCCATGGGGCTGTGGCCATGACTGGGTGCACTTTCTGGGCTCAGGGGAGGCAGAAGGCATGTTGGCATGCCATGGCAGCGAGGGAGGGGGCCTCGCTGTATACCTGTGCCACCTGCCCTGGACAGTCAGGCTGTGGCCAGGAACAAACAGGATCTTGGGAGGCACTTCCTTGAAGCTGCCGTGGGCTCTTCCCAAGATGAAATCCAGAACACACGGCACAGCAGGTCACATGCAAGGCTATGGCTGCTCTCACGCAAAGGGACAGGTTTCCATGGATCACTGTGACAGTGGGTGCCCTCGCTGATGGGCCTCCCTGGGATGCAGCAGGAGCACCCGGTTCTCACGCAGGTGCCAACAGTCATGTGAGGACAGGTGGCCCTGCTGCGCCTCGCGGTGTGGATGAGCAAGGGTCCTGGGCAGGCTGTCTGCTGACACCTGTACACTCAGCTGTCCCCAGCACACTATGCAGGACTCACTGTGGGGGGTCTTCCTTAGGTCTGTTCATGGTGTTTTTTGTCCTGCACTCCAAGGGATCAGGAGAGGGTAGGGAAAGCCATTTATGACAGAGGCTTCAGGGAGGGAGTTGAAGGCACCACACAGGCGCGAGTGATGGGAAGTCTGAGCAGAGCAGGGTGCGACCAGCGTGAACCAGCAAGCGGGAGATGCCCAGGCAGAAGGCCCCCATCACACGCAGGTGGAGCCACTGCTCATGTCAGCGTCTCTCATCTCCCAACCTGGAGACAGGGACGGGTGGAGAGTAATTCACGGGAACAGGACAGTCCGAATCTTCCTGGACCCACTCAGGAAATAGCCGTTTCTTCTTAGGAAAGCAAACTAAAAACCTCCTAACTCACACTCCAAGTCACCCTTCTGGTCAACTGAGCAGCTTTCTGTTGTCCCCTCAGCCTTCCTTTTATCACAACCCCCCTTAGCACAGACCTGGTCTGTAGGTGGGTGTGggcatgtgtgcatgtgggtgcaTGTAGGCATGAGCGTGTGCAAGCGTGTGCTTGTGTGACCTGCCTCCCCGCACCTGCACAGTGCTGGGTGCCCAGCACGGCACAGGTGGCCCTGTGGTGTCTACTGTGTGCAGGACAGGCCTGGGGGCCCTCACAGACACTGCCCAAGTCCTGCTCAGGGTTAATGCCGTTTTATTTGTGTTGTTGGTTAGTGCATTAGCTCCTGTTGCCCTCAAAGCTTCTGGAAGGTATCTGCCAGTCAGGAGGTCAGTGTGGCCTCTGACAGGATCCATCCCACTTGTCCCCACACCCACCAGTTCCTTTAAAACGCCCCTTTCACTTGCAAACCAGGCAGCCAGTGTGGTCGATCCCCAGAGACACTTGGAAACGGCCATCCACTTCCAGCTTAGGACGAGGCAGGTGTGTTAGAAAGGGTCAGTGATTTGGGGCCCAAACTCGGGGTCTGAGAAAGAGTGTCAGGGTGCCCTGGGCAGGAGGGAGGCCCAGGCGTCCTGCCCACAGCCACCTGGGCCTCGGCCCTACTAAAGGCACCGGTCTGAGTCCTGCCCGAGTGAGCACAGGAATGTAATGAAGTGGGATGGGAGGCGAGGACCCCTGCAGCGTCGCAGAGCTCGGCGCCGCCGCGGTGCTACTTGCCCCCCTGCACCTTCTGATCGTAGGTGCCCGCATGCTTGTAGCCGGGCACGTAGCCCGACTCGTCCACCAGGTCCACGCGGCCGGCCTTCCCCTTGCCCCTGCCCGACGGGTCGAAGCGCTCCTTGTGGGAGCCAGTGAACTTGGTCGTGTCCGTGAGCCGAGACACGGTGGGCGACGAGATGGCTTTCTGCAAGAGGACAgcggggagggaggagggtgCGTCAGCGGCTGCCGgggcaggaggccagggcaggACCCCGACCTGCCGGCTCGGCCCTGAGCGTGCGGGCGCAGCGATTCTGCCAAGTCTCCAAATCCGCCTCATCTTTCTGCAGTTGTCCCTATCGGAGCAAACCCCGAACCGCACCTTCCCGAGGGCTCGGGGCTGTCCAGGCTCCTCCCACCCTGCaggccccacccccgccagctccGCCAACCCCGACCCGCccaggccccgcccaccccagcaGGCCCCGCCCCCACGCATCAGGCCCCTCTTCACTCACCCAGGCCCTGCCCCATGAACCAGGCCCTGCCCCCACGTAccaggccccgcccaccccagcaggccccgccccgccctgcCAAGGCCCTGGCCCCGGGCTCACCGTGACCCCCGAGATGACGGGCGCGCGGCCCTCGATGAGCCGGTGCACCTCGCGCACAGCCTCCTCGCTGCTCTTGTCCTTGAAGCGCTTCTTGGCGAGCTCCTCGAGTGCCTCCTGGAACTGCTCGAAGGTGATGGTCCGGCAGGACTTCCCCCTGTGGGCAGGAGGGGCTGCTGAGGGGCCGGGAAGGGGAAGGAGCCCAGGGACGAGCTGGGGTCGCAGGTGGAACGGGAGGCCATGGCTCCCACCCAGGCACCACCTTGGATCCCTGGCACCCTctgctgcccctgccccaccataggtcattcaggaggtTTCAAGAAGGTTCTAAACTGGATccatcttttaaaagtatttttctattttgatcaGATCTGCCCCAACCCCTGACTAATCCAAATTAGTGAGGCCTTTCAGTGTTTAAAACAAGAGATTGCGCCGGtgaggctcagatctgcaagggTCCTGCACGTCCCTGGGAATCCTAGTGGAACAGCCGGGACAAAGGCCCCTCCAACCAAAAAAATACACGATGCAGAAAATTCCAGTTAACACCACAATGAGGTTGCTGCGCACACCCTCTAGGATGGGTAAAATATTACAGTGAATAAATGGCACCACCGCGTGCCGAGGCGGGTGTGGGGCAGGGGCAGCGCTCCCTCCTGCCGGTGAGCGACTGTGTCTCGGGGAGGCAGACACCCACCGTACAGCCCGGCAGTCCCATCCTTGGGTTCTCATGATAAACAAACATGAACTCACACACAAACTTGTACCTGAGCATCCATTACCAAAACCTAAAAACCATCCAAATGTTCTTCAGTAGGGGCCACGTAAGCCCACTGTAATACATGCACACCGTGGCACTGCTCAGCACAGTGTGAGAAAGAACCAGTGACACGCACATGGCATGGGGGACCCCACATGGCCGGGCCGAGAAGCAGGAGCCACGTGGTTCCCAGACCCCTGGGCAGGCACTGGATTTTAACTGGCGCCTGGAGGGTTCACACGCTTTACACATGTGTCCTGGAGacgggacattctgaccaaacaCCCCACTATCAGGAAGAGAAATGGGCCAGAGAAGCCATCCCACTTGGAAATGCACCAAGTGCACGGGATCCCAGGGCTTGGACCCTCAGGCTTCCCAGGAACTCAAGGAGAGCCGAGGCCTCAGCCTTGAGCTGGAGGGAGCATGGGAGCAGAGCCAACCCCATCTGCCCAGAAGGGGCTGGAGGATTCGGTGGACACACAGTGTTTGGGAGCTGGGTTCCGGCCCCTGGAATCCCTCAGCTTCGACACCCAGCAGCCGCTCCCTGTGAGGCCAGGTGAGCTGGATAATGGCGGGCG
Protein-coding regions in this window:
- the TPPP gene encoding tubulin polymerization-promoting protein — protein: MADSKAKPAKAANRTPPKSPGDPAKDKAAKRLSLESEGANEGAAAAAPELSALEEAFRRFAVHGDTRATGREMHGKNWSKLCKDCQVIDGKNVTVTDVDIVFSKIKGKSCRTITFEQFQEALEELAKKRFKDKSSEEAVREVHRLIEGRAPVISGVTKAISSPTVSRLTDTTKFTGSHKERFDPSGRGKGKAGRVDLVDESGYVPGYKHAGTYDQKVQGGK